TGAGCGAGACGATGAAGCGACAAGACGGGAATGTGCTCAAGCACAGCAAGCGCTGTTATCGCTTGAAAGCGCTCCGATTCGCCAAGTACGTCAGGGAAATGTCCCTTGATGAAGCGAATTCCTGTTCGGACCGATCGCGGTGGCATTAGATCGGGGTCAATTCCTATACTTCCGCTGGAAATGCGATCTCCCGCAACGGCGAACAGCGCACCATCATAAGTCCCGATGTCACAAACGCTTGCCCCCAAAGGGATATGTGTAAGCGCCTTTCGAACTCTCCACTGCTGGAGAACTCGATCCAACAAGGTCAGTCCGCCAACGCTTGCATTAGTCGGACCGTCAACATCGCTCGCCGTAGGATCCG
This DNA window, taken from Gemmatimonas sp. UBA7669, encodes the following:
- a CDS encoding class I SAM-dependent methyltransferase, yielding MEVYELAEYTDPTASDVDGPTNASVGGLTLLDRVLQQWRVRKALTHIPLGASVCDIGTYDGALFAVAGDRISSGSIGIDPDLMPPRSVRTGIRFIKGHFPDVLGESERFQAITALAVLEHIPVLSLHRLAQAVHDRLEPNGVFVATCPHPNVDRVLDVLTAVRLVRGQSIHQHYGLHPQTAAEIFCRSLVLERNERFQLGFNRLLVFRRSP